A portion of the Lolium rigidum isolate FL_2022 chromosome 1, APGP_CSIRO_Lrig_0.1, whole genome shotgun sequence genome contains these proteins:
- the LOC124655972 gene encoding uncharacterized acetyltransferase At3g50280-like, producing the protein MGDVSIVSRRMIRPEPEPTTSPPETIHLTPWDLRMITVDHIQKGLLLPKPATAIVEHLASSFGRALGRFYPFAGRLVATPGRSDCDGESPKSLVVSLRCSAEGAEFVHAVAPGVTVADVTAALCVPRVVWSFFPLDGMLGVNAIADSLPVMAAQVTELADGVFVALSLNHGVADGTAFWRFFNTWSEISHRSVDGDGGCQVSSPLPVHRRWFLDGCPVPIPLPFGSVEDIVGQRIGSYPPVQECFLRFSAESVKKLKAKANAEMSGTATATISSLQALLAHLWRAACRARRLAPDQETLYTLLVGCRGRVDGVPTDYLGNAVAHAAAQSPAGDILDRGLGWAAWLLNRAVASFNERSAMEKLASWPGDPSFPSMAAFSATAHTSLLTGSSPRFDVYGNDFGWGRPVTVRSGAGNKLDGKVTVYEGGDGAGSMALEVCLAPEALARLVADDEFMAAVGTTDC; encoded by the coding sequence ATGGGCGACGTAAGCATCGTGTCCCGGCGCATGATCCGGCCGGAACCGGAACCAACCACCTCGCCGCCGGAGACCATCCACCTCACGCCATGGGACCTGCGGATGATCACCGTGGATCACATCCAGAAGGGACTTCTTCTGCCCAAGCCTGCCACCGCCATCGTCGAACACCTTGCGTCATCTTTCGGGCGTGCTCTCGGACGCTTCTACCCCTTCGCCGGCCGCCTCGTTGCCACGCCGGGCCGCAGCGACTGCGACGGAGAGTCACCTAAGAGCCTCGTCGTTTCGCTGCGCTGCAGCGCCGAGGGCGCCGAGTTCGTGCACGCCGTGGCACCCGGCGTCACCGTCGCGGACGTCACCGCCGCGCTCTGCGTTCCGCGGGTGGTCTGGTCCTTCTTCCCGCTCGACGGGATGCTCGGCGTGAACGCCATCGCCGACTCCCTCCCGGTCATGGCCGCTCAGGTCACCGAGCTCGCCGACGGCGTGTTCGTCGCCCTGTCGCTGAACCACGGAGTCGCCGACGGGACAGCCTTCTGGCGCTTCTTCAACACCTGGTCGGAGATCAGCCACCGCAGCGTCGACGGCGACGGTGGCTGCCaggtctcctcgcctttgccggtgCACCGGAGGTGGTTCCTCGACGGCTGCCCCGTTCCAATCCCCCTGCCCTTCGGCAGCGTGGAGGACATCGTCGGCCAGCGCATAGGTTCGTACCCGCCGGTGCAGGAGTGCTTCCTCCGTTTCTCGGCGGAGAGCGTGAAGAAGCTCAAGGCGAAGGCGAACGCCGAGATgtccggcaccgccaccgccacaattTCCTCGCTACAGGCCCTGCTGGCGCACCTGTGGCGCGCGGCGTGCCGGGCTCGGAGGCTTGCACCGGATCAGGAGACGCTGTACACTCTCCTCGTCGGATGCCGCGGCCGCGTGGACGGCGTTCCAACAGATTACTTGGGCAACGCGGTGGCGCATGCCGCTGCGCAGTCCCCCGCCGGCGACATCCTCGACAGAGGGCTGGGCTGGGCGGCTTGGCTCCTGAACAGAGCAGTCGCGTCGTTCAACGAGAGGAGCGCGATGGAGAAGCTCGCGTCCTGGCCCGGAGATCCCAGCTTTCCAAGCATGGCGGCGTTCTCGGCTACCGCTCACACGAGCTTGCTGACGGGGAGCTCGCCACGGTTCGACGTTTACGGGAACGACTTCGGGTGGGGCCGGCCGGTGACCGTGCGGAGCGGCGCGGGGAACAAGCTGGATGGAAAGGTGACCGTGTACGAGGGCGGAGACGGCGCGGGAAGCATGGCGCTGGAGGTCTGCCTCGCCCCGGAGGCGCTCGCCAGgctcgtcgccgacgacgagttCATGGCCGCCGTTGGTACGACTGATTGTTGA